In Rhodothermales bacterium, a single window of DNA contains:
- a CDS encoding two-component regulator propeller domain-containing protein gives MVLTLAIFVASAHAQPVQFQRYSTAEGLSSHAVTAVLQDSRGFVWVGTYDGLNRYDGRRFVRYPVGGAYLTDDAVLPGALLEHAGGLWIGTVNGLNRLDLATNRVDRFLEASPADAAPVAGAITSMAATDTASLWVGTRSGLWRLDIATRTMEAYAVDADTIPGARLVMALHVDATGGLWTGTSSGLYRFDAGRNAFSRVETPEPLPVVPVTALQTMSDGALWMGILGGGVIRLEPGSRAWATVRRPREVVNAEHHRVYAMAEDHAGTIWITSFGDGVCAYGGAPDAWSCATHALDDPRSLSDNQTTSLHVDRSGNLFVGTWNGLSKLRSPKAFTVYPADHDAPGLHLSHPRVNAIHEARDGALWVGLYGEVGSAGSSGRHTLALRRTPGSRQPQQQ, from the coding sequence ATGGTCTTGACCCTGGCGATCTTCGTGGCCAGCGCGCACGCGCAGCCGGTTCAGTTTCAGCGCTACTCCACCGCCGAGGGCCTGTCCAGCCACGCTGTTACGGCCGTCTTGCAGGATTCCAGAGGGTTCGTGTGGGTTGGGACATACGACGGGCTCAACCGCTACGACGGGCGCCGATTCGTGCGTTATCCTGTCGGCGGCGCCTATCTGACGGATGACGCGGTGTTGCCGGGGGCCCTTCTTGAGCACGCCGGCGGTCTCTGGATCGGCACGGTGAACGGCCTCAATCGGCTCGATCTGGCGACGAACCGGGTCGATCGATTCCTGGAGGCGTCGCCAGCCGATGCCGCGCCGGTGGCGGGCGCGATCACCAGCATGGCCGCCACCGATACGGCATCGCTCTGGGTGGGTACGCGCAGTGGGCTCTGGCGATTGGATATCGCGACCCGCACGATGGAAGCCTATGCCGTCGATGCGGACACCATTCCGGGCGCGCGGCTTGTCATGGCGCTTCACGTGGACGCGACCGGTGGGCTCTGGACCGGCACGAGCTCTGGCCTGTACCGCTTCGATGCCGGCCGCAACGCCTTTTCGCGGGTCGAAACGCCCGAGCCCCTGCCCGTTGTGCCGGTCACCGCGCTGCAAACGATGTCGGACGGTGCCTTGTGGATGGGGATCCTCGGCGGCGGCGTCATACGGCTTGAACCAGGCTCCCGGGCCTGGGCCACGGTCCGGCGTCCCCGCGAGGTGGTCAATGCCGAACATCACCGGGTGTACGCGATGGCGGAGGACCACGCCGGCACGATCTGGATCACGTCGTTTGGGGACGGTGTCTGTGCCTATGGAGGAGCGCCGGACGCCTGGTCTTGCGCCACGCACGCGCTGGATGATCCTCGATCGCTTTCGGATAATCAGACGACTTCTCTCCACGTAGATCGTTCAGGAAATCTCTTTGTGGGCACCTGGAACGGCCTCAGCAAGCTCAGGTCGCCCAAAGCGTTTACGGTCTACCCGGCCGATCACGACGCGCCGGGTCTCCATCTGTCGCATCCCCGGGTGAACGCCATCCACGAGGCCCGCGACGGCGCGCTGTGGGTGGGGCTGTACGGGGAGGTTGGATCGGCTGGATCGAGCGGCCGGCACACGCTCGCACTTCGAAGGACGCCCGGATCGCGACAGCCTCAGCAGCAATGA